The following proteins are co-located in the Phocoena phocoena chromosome 1, mPhoPho1.1, whole genome shotgun sequence genome:
- the GPR157 gene encoding G-protein coupled receptor 157: MPPPAPPTELVPSERAVVLLSCALSALGSGLLVATHALWPDLRSRARRLLLFLSLADLLSAASYFYGVLQDFEGPSWDCVLQGALSTFANTSSFFWTVAIALYLYLSIVRTSRGPGDGRLLWAFHVVSWGIPLVITVAAVTLKKIGYDASDVSVGWCWIDLEAEDRVLWMLLTGKLWEMLAYVTLPVIYLLIRKHINRAREALSEYRPLVSQAHQLQRRTSAADKKLALIPLIFVCLRIWSTVRFVLTLCGSPAVRTPVLVVLHGIGNTFQGGANCITFVLCTRTVRTRLLSLCSCCCPQASAAAESPLGPPRPLRPPQRAGESQGPRRAADELPST; this comes from the exons ATGCCACCTCCCGCACCTCCCACAGAGCTGGTGCCGTCGGAGCGCGCCGTGGTGCTGCTATCGTGCGCGCTCTCCGCGCTAGGTTCGGGCCTGCTGGTGGCCACGCACGCCCTGTGGCCCGACCTGCGCAGCCGGGCACGGCGCCTGCTGCTCTTCCTGTCGCTGGCCGACCTGCTGTCGGCCGCCTCCTACTTCTACGGGGTGCTGCAGGACTTCGAGGGCCCCTCGTGGGACTGCGTGCTGCAGGGCGCGCTCTCCACCTTCGCCAACACCAGCTCCTTCTTCTGGACGGTGGCCATCGCCCTCTACCTGTATCTTAGCATCGTCCGCACCTCGCGCGGCCCCGGAGACGGCCGCCTGCTTTGGGCTTTCCACGTCGTCAG CTGGGGGATTCCGCTGGTCATCACCGTGGCGGCTGTCACGCTAAAGAAGATCGGCTACGACGCCTCGGACGTGTCCGTGGGCTGGTGCTGGATCGACCTGGAGGCGGAGGACCGCGTGCTGTGGATGCTGCTGACCGGGAAGCTGTGGGAGATGCTCGCCTACGTCACGCTGCCCGTGATCTACCTCCTCATCCGGAAGCACATCAACAGAGCG CGTGAGGCTCTCTCCGAGTACCGGCCCCTCGTGTCCCAGGCGCACCAGCTCCAGCGCCGCACCTCCGCGGCCGATAAGAAGCTGGCCCTCATCCCGCTCATCTTCGTCTGCCTCCGGATCTGGAGCACCGTGCGGTTCGTCCTGACCCTCTGTGGCTCCCCGGCAGTGCGGACGCCAGTGCTCGTGGTTCTGCAC GGGATCGGGAACACCTTTCAGGGGGGCGCCAACTGCATCACGTTCGTCCTCTGCACCCGCACCGTCCGGACTCgtctcctctccctctgctcctgcTGCTGCCCTCAGGCTTCCGCTGCCGCCGAGAGCCCACTGGGCCCCCCAAGGCCTCTGCGCCCTCCACAACGGGCGGGCGAGTCTCAGGGGCCCAGGCGGGCCGCGGATGAACTTCCAAGCACCTGA